DNA sequence from the Solea solea chromosome 12, fSolSol10.1, whole genome shotgun sequence genome:
CTGCTCAGTGGAATCCGTAACAACACTCTGCTGGAGTTCCCGTCTCTGCAGACCTTCACAGAGAGAACCAGCGCCTCCTCGATGAAGGTGCTGCAGCTGCCATCCCATTGGCAGGGCACGGGTCATGTGGTCTACAACGGATTCCTCTACTATCACAAGGCAGATACGCCCAACCAGATACTGAAGGTATCTTGAAGTCTAATACCTTGCATTCCCAGTTTGCCATGACTACATTTATTTCCACCATGTGTGGGTGGTTTGTACTTGGCAACGGTCACTGGATGAAGTTCAAGGATGTCAGTCTCAGATTAGAGTCTTGCAGTGCAGCTGTGCAGAGAGGGACTTCAGAATGTTTCAGGAATCTTCAGGGAGTTCGTTTTTGCTGCTCTGTGTTATAGCTGAGATCAGTGAACCGAGAAGGCCAAAGGAAGCAGTTATGTTCCATTAAACTAGATAATTTGACTGTTTTGgagcaaatgtaaatgttttactgggggaaaagaaagtaaatgtggaaaaacaaaaccctttCTAGCTACGTTAAACAACATCAACTCCCAAGTAACAAATTAAAGTTCCTTTGGTTTCTGTCTCACGCAGGTTGACCTGGTGAACGGTACAGTGGCGGACAGCACGCTGCTTCCAGGAGCAGGTCGTCTCCCGGTCTACAGTCTGAACCCCAACACGTATCTGGACCTGGCTGTGGATGAGCTGGGCCTGTGGGTCATCCACGCTGACCCCGAGTACGAGGGAAAACTGGTCATTACCAAACTGGATAAAGGTCAGGACACAAGGTTTTttaacaacagaaaataaactgATTACTGATTAATTTCAGCACtctaggtttttttgtgtgtttgcatacacGACAACCTCATGTATAATGATAATTTCTTTATCTACACATATCAGGTAGTTTGGCGGTGGAATACACCTGGGACACGCAATGTCGGAGTCGTGACGCTGAGGGGGCGTTCCTGATATGTGGGACCCTCTACGTGGTCTACAACACACGCTTCGGAGGACGATCCACTGTCCAGTGTCTCTACGACATCCACGACACCAtccacaggtttgttttttcgTCTTTACCGCACACCTCAAAACAGAGAATCAAGGGTCTcaaatttttgttttaaaatttgAATGTCTTTGCTGTGCATCTGTCTGCAGCGATGAGAGTCCCGTCATGTTCTTCCCCAAGCGCTACACCAGCCACAGCAGCATCTACTACCACCCCCGAGACAAAGAGCTGTACGCGTGGGACGACGGCTACCAGACGATATACAAGGTGGAGACGCGCAGGAGCGACCAACTCACGGCAGAGTGACACGATTCCGGGGGGAATCACATATTA
Encoded proteins:
- the olfml1 gene encoding olfactomedin-like protein 3 translates to MSGRVVPLLLWSLVLTVASVQSQGSPQDAFIIQYLERRLVQMEERLNQCEQNTVSVTQKTYDLSSEIRGYLSTLTVVRSEVKSQMDSVSARVDRMERELEYLENKIPDQSDIEMEESLLEQQIKAAEQDLLKKKAKIKVVNDCSTALTQIKSLKIVKKADDSLGSWFKDPTEGSTKVYLLSGIRNNTLLEFPSLQTFTERTSASSMKVLQLPSHWQGTGHVVYNGFLYYHKADTPNQILKVDLVNGTVADSTLLPGAGRLPVYSLNPNTYLDLAVDELGLWVIHADPEYEGKLVITKLDKGSLAVEYTWDTQCRSRDAEGAFLICGTLYVVYNTRFGGRSTVQCLYDIHDTIHSDESPVMFFPKRYTSHSSIYYHPRDKELYAWDDGYQTIYKVETRRSDQLTAE